From the Juglans microcarpa x Juglans regia isolate MS1-56 chromosome 3D, Jm3101_v1.0, whole genome shotgun sequence genome, the window GGTTGATAAGATACCATGGCTTCTAATTAAAACTAGAAAATGatattctaattattaattGGCCTTTATGGCCCCACAGCCAATCCCCACTCCAGTTGAGTTCCAAAGTGATGTAGACTATAACCAGCGTATCATTGCAGTCCACACTCACGGTAGCAAGCAAAAAGAGTCTTCATGTGCCTCGCTATTTTCTCAGAGTGCAGGAAGCACTTAAATAGCAATATCAAgtgcacccccccccccccctcccccctcaaaaaaaaaaaaaaaaaaggaaaacaaacatTCTGTAAAGCACTGATTTCAAAGCTTTATCAGATCACTTCATAGAATAGGAAGCTTTACACACGAGATTCTAAGACAAAAGCTCTTTTATGTCGAAGTAGTGCAGCACATAAGCACCGGAATAGCCATAAATGCATCAATCACATTATAGACAGCTGAAATAGCAATGAAACCTACATCCAGaaacacaaatttgaaggaaCTTTCTTTACAACAACGAATTTTTAGTTCGTACCCAATTCTACTTCTTCGAAAAGAAAGATTGAAACAGAGCTCAAGTCTATACCTTTATCCGAGAATTGCATATAGGTATCAACTTTAGGCGGCGTGGGGCTCTTGTACTGCGCATTCttacttctctctctcaaaatctcCTCAATTTCCTTGTAATACGACATCTTGGCCGACCCACTCCCCCTATCTTGATGCTTAGCCTTCTTGAATTCCTTAAGCAAGTTCCTCCACTTATCGGTGCACATTGTTGGGGAACGATCGAAACCCTTTTCCCTCATCTTCGAGGAAATCTGCTCCCATAAATGCTTGTTAGACTTAGAGGTATTAAACAACCCGTCCATCTCTCGGCGAAGAGCGATTAGGCTACGGGTCTCGTCCTGGACCCAGGTCTCGGCGCGCTTCTTGGGGGCCTTGACCTCGACCTCGTGGTCCTCGTCGCCGCCGCTGCTATCGCCAAGGATAATCTGCTGGTGGTGGGGGtgagggtggtggtgaggtgggaGGTCGCCATTCGCGACGACCTCGATCATCATGTCGCGAGTGCTTTCCTCCTTGTAGAAATCGATGGGACGGGGCTTCTCGGACAGGTACATGGTGGTCGGTGTTTGTGTCTTcgtctgagagagagagagagagagagagagagagagacgtggcTTACGTCTAAAAAGAGATGGGGATTTTGGTGGGCGGAAGTTGGAGTGAGAATAAACTCATTTGTGGGGACTGGAGCTGGTTTGAAACTTTTGATTGCTTTCTTCGATATTTGGTTTCACTTTATGGAGACGTAACAGTAACTTTGAAGGAGCGTGTAATTTCTGTCTGAGTTGTGAAAAACacaggaaggagagagagagatagagagagcgTGAAGTTCAAGCTTTGTGTATAATTAGAGAGAATGAGGAGATGGATTCAacttgaaacattttttttttccttaaaaaagaaatgcacACACGAAgtctctgtatttttttttaaacgcaTCAGTCACGAAAACATAacttgataattataaaattattattattataaaatagatttaaggtattatataaaattacgtaaatttataaatttatttttataaaatttctttataaatgtagtttttttttctttttcttttaatattaagcCAACTAAAAAATTGATAGGAAGATCTCATAACATTAAAACGATACGAGAAGAAAATTCGATAATCACCCCAATAATTAtagagaatataaataaataaaaaatataaattaagaaataaactCGATTAAGTTGGACCAACTAGAACACTCTCATTGAAAAGCTAAAGCTAAATAAAATTACCCAAATAACTAATTGGACATAAAAACAAGCAGTATTGGATTAGGCAAACTCATGTAACAACTAGTTTTGGCTACAGTAAATGCAAAGTTTTTGTCATATTTGGTTTAGACTGTAGATAGATCAAAGCTTTTATGAGAAACACTACTTTACATCTTCACTTTGACCGTTCCATTTGACCGATggtcaaaaatttttttttttttttttttttttacttagtgattaagaaaatgattttaaatgtactggtgtatttttttattttttaaaaatatttaaatggattaaaaaatgtgaaaaaaaaaagatgggcGGTACGCCCAGTGGTAAGAGTGAAGCGGCAGAGTAGCCCCACTCAagcttttatttattctttcttgagaacactctctctctctcttctctcgaTATTTTCTCACAAAACTTCCAGtcgattttttttcctttaaatctTTTCAATCTTGCAATTTCTGCTTCTTTATTCCGCCCAGTcggtttctttttctcttctcttgatattttctcataaaactaCTTCTTATTTCTCGGGAGAACAtagaaatttgatttgtaattaagacatttatatagaattttaaatggATTTAATTAGACGTTTGTgattattagcattaaataaCCATcccaaatatgatttttaaccAATAATTTAACTAGAATAtgtttattaattaacatataatcactagaatggtaaaatatgatactactaaataaattaagaagttatcaaaaaatattgaattaataatattttaatattatataaaaataaataaatagataatctaatgtggggaTTAGATGTGAATGGAATAGACAAAGGTAAATTCATGTAATATTAACAAAAACTTGAGTTTGACTTTAGCTATTCCAATAAGAGTGCTCTTAATTCTCATCTTAAAGATAAGTGTTGAATTATTGTGGTTGGCATATAATTGAACATATGTGGACAACTATTGTTGAACTCTTGTTCTATGTTGCACATCAAAGGAAAGCAAGACAATGTGCATGCACCATGTAGGTGGGCAAATTTGTGTAGATCTTTCTCCTCAACTTCCCTACAAAGATAGAGAAATCAAcataaaatagttaaataaaatgaactatgGAAGATTGTCCTCCCATTATCGAGTTCGGGGGAGGAAGTCAGGGACTCCTTCCTCCACCGGAATGGTGGTTGGCCAAGATTTTGTGGAGATGGAAAAGATTAggtaaaaacaacaaaagaaaaaaagcctaAGTTACTAGTCTTAACCTACATTGTGTTTGGTTACAAAATCATTTGTATTCATTTTATAGCTTTTGATATTGTTGTTTCTCAAAATCCTTGTTCCGTGACATGTTAACATTGCCAAGTAAAACTCCATGCATATGTGGGTCACATACAAGGATGAAGGTGTTAACTTCGTGTTTCGCACGTCTTTGAGCTAGACTTCGACAACTCAAGTTTTCAGAACTAGGTCTGCAAAAGATACGAAGGAAGGCAACTAAGGGAGGATAGCCTTAGGGCTGGGaagtctctgataccaaagttagtaatttctcttggaagtttgtaaataagtgaaagagtctagggatcatAGAGGTTTCTCATACTTGAGGCCTGCTATTTATACCATAGGTCTGGGGAGGTGTAGATCGTGTTTGTTTCCATGAAGTTCATGCCCCTCCTACTATCTCTGTTGTCAGAATCCTTTAATGTGGCATGGTTCTGCAATGGCACCATCAATGTGTCTTGTAGCTCAGTAGtggcgtcattaatgcggcgtggtttcTTGGCCTTGCTTTATCCTTTGTGAGTCGTAGATGTTCCTATGTCAGCAGATCGAGGGTTCTCCGCATTTCTCGCTGCTTTTCATACAAGTTTCCAGGTTCAGAACGTGGCCGAGTGATGTCAGGCTGATCTGTCTTGTCAATCGCCTGACCTCTTTCTCTGGTTGACATCTTACTTCAAGCATGGTCCTTGTGACTCTGAGGTCGGGTATTAGGCCGAATCCCAGTGGGCTTTGTGAAgtggggaaaatccccttataGTTACCCTACCAATTCCTCTCAGATCTTCCTTTATTCATTTAGTCCTTGCACTACAAGACTACTCAGCCTCTTTTGTTCTGAGCCGAGCAACCGTTGCTCTCCAACTTTTGTGGCTGCATtgtgaaaattatgttttgcaTTGAATGTCATCCCTTCGGTTCTTTCATCATGACCTCGTGTCAGGCAGTCATTTATTTCTCGCGTCGTATAAGTGGATATACTCTGTTGAAATCACTACAATCGGGTGATTCTGGTGCTTTGGGGGACACGGGGAGTTATGTTGTCTCAGGAGGTCAATTGTCGATTTTGCCTATAAAAGCCCCCTTCCTCCCTTGTGATAGTCCACTTCacttattctctcttttactttGCTCTCTGTGTTCCTTTCTTGCTGTTAGACTCATTCCTTCGCATCATTTTTCTTCCAGTTttcctctgaagctcctttctttctctcataATTACTCATGGCCCCAAAGAAATCTTCTCACCCTTCTAGATTGGTTTGGTCCTCTAGCGATGCTCAAATTGTTGTCGGCCAGGGTGTTATCGCTTCTGAAGAGTTTGCCGGGTTTTCGTGACGATCGGTGGTGACTCTTGCCGAACTAGAGCCGTTGAAGGAGACCTAAAGGGTCCCTTCGAAAGTGGAGTTCATGGTGCCCTCTCCTACAGAAGGGGCAGTTGACTCCGAGGGCTTCGGTACTAAGGTTGCGGTGTACCCCACCATGTTCTACTGTTGCCTTAGGTTGCCCTTCTATTGGCCAGTGCGAGAAGTATTGGACTTCTTCAAGTTGGCACCTGCCCAGCCTCCTCCCAGTGCATGGAGGATTATTGTTTTGTGCTGCATCATTTGATGCCTTGCGTTAGAGGGGGCTGGGGCAGAATGCCCAGACCTCACAGCGCATAAGTTCTTCCTCACCCACAATATTTTGAGGAAGGGCCGGCACCTCTACTGTTGTGAAGGGATATAGTCGTCAATTCTACTTCTTATCGGGTGATGGATGGGAGTTCCCGGTTGGGCAAACCTTTAAGCGCCCTTTTTACGTGTTCGCTATATGGGGCACTGTGGACGAGGATAAGAGTTGTCGCCCTAGCCCGACTCTGGAAGAGGGGCTCAGGCTCAAGGTCGTTTGAGCTTGGGTGTAGGCGCATTCAAATGACGTTTCTTCAGAGGCTTTGCTGACCGAGGATAGCCTTCATCGATATCTAGCTCCCCCGACCAACTTGCACTCAAACATGAGCTTCCCAATCCGCTGgtggagagaaaaggaaagaagctCTGAAGGATCTCCCCCATTATATCTGATTCTGAAAATGTTCCCATTCCTCTTAGGGGTCCGTCTGTAATGGCACTCGTTATTCATCTCGAACCACCGGCACCCAAGAAGATGGCAACGATAGCGGATCTTCCTCGCATCGTGTCATTGGTTCAAGGCGTTGTTGCCGAAGCCACTCCTATTTTCAAGGTTGTCTCCTCCGGCGATGTCGAAGTGGCGAGGACTGCCGTTTTGGCCGAGGAGGCGATGACACCTAGGGTTCCTGTCGAGGGGGAAGACAAGTAGGTCATCGATGAGGTTTTGGCTGACCTTCGGACGATGGCTTCTGTGGGCCACGTCGACCGCATCCGCAAGGTGGAGGGTAGGCTCAAGAGACTATTCGTAGGGGTAAAATCTTTACTTACACATTCATTAGCCTCtttgtttgtttcctttcttgaCCTTGATTCAAACTTCTGTGGCAGGGGTTGGAGCATCTGGCGACCTTCATCGTGGACGGCCAAGAAAAGGTGATGAGCGAGAATCGGACACTTCGATCGCTTGAGCCGTTAGCCTTAGATTATGCGACGAAGGAGTGAAAGTAGAAGGAAAAGGCTGAGGAGGACCTCGCCGACTTGTCAAGATCCTAGGGCGAAGCCGGCGCTTTTCACATCGAGGCCTCACTTGCTTCTGAGGTGAGGAGGTGTTGCAGCAATCTCTCAACAATTGTTAGCTAAAGTTTGAGTTGCTGCAGGTCAAGAACCGAGAGATGTGCCAGCGGCAGGATTTTGACGACCGGACAAACAAGTGGCTGATGAAGTGGTTTTAGGGTGCCAACGAGGCTCTGATGGATAAGAGGAAAGCCTTGGAGGAGGAAAGGAAGTGAATGAGGGAATTGGAGGCTGACCAGAGTGAGGCCAGGTGGGTTTTAGAAGCTCATGAAGCTACGATCTGTAGTCTAAGGGAGGAGTTGTCTGTGGCGTTTGCGATGATGTGTGGTACTTCGGCTATACTGACGGCTTAGAGCGAATGAAGACTCACATTTTTTAGAACCCTCAATGCGACCTTAGGGTCCTATGTGTGGGGGATCTTCCTCCACATAAGAAGTGTCTGGATCGGGGGTGCTTTTCTTAGGAAGAATATAATTCCAAGTGCCCTTGGTGGTAGCCTTGCTGGGAATAATCTCGTCTTTCCTGTTTGCGCCGCTTTCGTCAGCCTTTATCGTGTAGTCATTCTCATGGGGTCTTAGTGACTTAGTTTAACGAGGTCAACGTAAAAAGTTTAACGAGGTCAACGTTCTCCACATTCTTCTTCTAGTCGGGCTTTACCCCGCCTGATTCTTTTATTCTTCCACTTTATCCCACCTTTATCATGTAGTCTTCTAGGTTGGCTGATCCTGCTCTCCGCAGTGGGGAGACGAGGCGGCCTCAGGCTTGGCTTGCCTCCTTGGTCCACGAGGATAAAAGTTGTTCAGGCAGTTTGAAACTGTATCCATCTTCCTCCATtagtataaatttatttttcgggtaGCCGTGGGGTCAATCTCACTTTTCGCTGCAGGGAGACAAGATAGCCTCGGGCCCGACTTACCTCCTTGGTCCGCGAGGAGGTAAGCTATCTGGGTAGTTTGAAACTGTACCCGTCTTCCTCCATTAGCATTCTGTATTTGAATCCTTGTCCGAAAATAAGGACGTTATGATTATTTTGCTATTAAAGGTAGGAGTTAATTTCGCAAACGTGGGCCCCCTGGCCTATATTGTACTGTGCTTGTCGTTTTCTGTCATGACATTGCTGCCCGTGCTATTGATGTCCGTGTTGCTGATACCGTGCTTTTTGCTCCAATATTTGTGAGGTCAATAGACTCTGCTCGCACTCCTTTGGGGAAAGGTCGAAATGCCTCATGCCAAACTGCCTCTCTGTCATTCGGGGAGGTAATTCAAATAGAAATATGGCTAGTCCGCTCCTTCAATGTAGTGGGGTTCGAGGTAAGTATTCGGGTACCCTCGGGGCTGAAACCGCTCTCCTTCGCAGGAGGGACAATGCGACTTTTGGCTCATCTCGTCCCTTTGTTCCCTGCAGGAGGTAGGTTATTCAGACAATCTGTATCTGGACCCGCTCTCACCCGTTGACACCACATGAAAGAGTAAGTTTGGGTCAGGTTGGCACTTATCCCACACTTCGTCATAAGAGGGGTcgaggtaagttattcgggtagcCGAGGGGCTGATCTCGCTCTTTGCTACAGGAGGGACAAGGCAAcatttaggcctacctttccctatggtatcctGTAGAGAGGTTAGTTGTTCGGAGCTGAACCTGCTCCCACCCATTGACACTTACGAGGAAGTAAAACTTTATCTTTGGGTAGCTGAGGACTAACCCGCACTCCATCgcgagagggataaggcaacttttaggcctacatttccctTCGGTGCCCAATGGGGGAGGTAATTCTGACAACAATGTAACTGGTCTGCTCATTCGCCTTGATGGAGGTCATGGTAAGTTATTCGGACTGCTGAGAGGGCTAGTCCCACTCTCTCGGACGAGGAGGTTGAGTCGTCTGTCACCAATCATCTTTCGTGAGAAGGTAAGTT encodes:
- the LOC121255653 gene encoding trihelix transcription factor GT-1-like isoform X3, whose amino-acid sequence is MYLSEKPRPIDFYKEESTRDMMIEVVANGDLPPHHHPHPHHQQIILGDSSGGDEDHEVEVKAPKKRAETWVQDETRSLIALRREMDGLFNTSKSNKHLWEQISSKMREKGFDRSPTMCTDKWRNLLKEFKKAKHQDRGSGSAKMSYYKEIEEILRERSKNAQYKSPTPPKVDTYMQFSDKGIEDASISFGPVEVLSCAATGRPTLNLERRLDHDGHPLAITTADAVAAAATAPWNWRETPGNGGESQSYCGRVISVKWGDYTRRIGIDGTAEAIKEAIKCAFGLRTKRSFWLEDEDQIVRSLDRDMPLGNYMLHLDEDICLA
- the LOC121255653 gene encoding trihelix transcription factor GT-1-like isoform X4, with amino-acid sequence MYLSEKPRPIDFYKEESTRDMMIEVVANGDLPPHHHPHPHHQQIILGDSSGGDEDHEVEVKAPKKRAETWVQDETRSLIALRREMDGLFNTSKSNKHLWEQISSKMREKGFDRSPTMCTDKWRNLLKEFKKAKHQDRGSGSAKMSYYKEIEEILRERSKNAQYKSPTPPKVDTYMQFSDKGIEDASISFGPVEVLSCAATGRPTLNLERRLDHDGHPLAITTADAVAAAATAPWNWRETPGNGGESQSYCGRVISVKWGDYTRRIGIDGTAEAIKEAIKCAFGLRTKRSFWLEDEDQIVRSLDRDMPLGNYMLHLDEERLNS
- the LOC121255653 gene encoding trihelix transcription factor GT-1-like isoform X5, with amino-acid sequence MYLSEKPRPIDFYKEESTRDMMIEVVANGDLPPHHHPHPHHQQIILGDSSGGDEDHEVEVKAPKKRAETWVQDETRSLIALRREMDGLFNTSKSNKHLWEQISSKMREKGFDRSPTMCTDKWRNLLKEFKKAKHQDRGSGSAKMSYYKEIEEILRERSKNAQYKSPTPPKVDTYMQFSDKGIEDASISFGPVEENWSILFEGSKAS